A region from the Drosophila mauritiana strain mau12 chromosome 2L, ASM438214v1, whole genome shotgun sequence genome encodes:
- the LOC117144513 gene encoding uncharacterized protein LOC117144513 isoform X3, producing the protein MTTHQLLNKNVRTMPSWVMEANDRIGPKPPPTPPNGVAGGPPKAPALPPKAKSTPEPDYEIIEFSSQQYSNEPMKTTVIRTKTPDNKLKCTLCGSQNPWVTCAECAGQIFCASCDDMFHKHPKRKQHMRKAVEQGTPPIPPKAQAGGGAPPPVAPPRRTKRGLLTPFLGRKDQMLPPPSPTPSHKSLGGWRGSLGGGATPPVPPVASSSANQMNNRPLPDPPRSEGGGSSRSGTPKSVFDTIQRPPSVQLEKIKSKASATLDRMAILQQRYRQQKARQDLSANSEQAAGAQRRQMSTSVFNLNSNQRRPLAEAQNGSAWLANQRIQQAQSLAQLNCAGCQQSQQHPGWAQHPHQPHQHQHPDQWSQFGSQQQFNNSNLSLNVGPGYMSQQHHPHYPPPVFMTQRGMMPNVYPGAPGYPMMHPGVMGMPPSAASRAASRSRYAASPTPSRKSMSLRRKRNSYVDDELTDDEDSDQDDRRSLVSNRSAMTSASRSQHHQNHIQPRQRRLSSASQLIASDELDGDQRHHKMRNRRGSIAKSVQSEWLPERRENEGTLTRNKTATDSARTSRIYSDLESEGSGARALVQAKIQQKLASEYEEVVEEVTASESEAEAQTAPDPQEVPDEIGADDLGPPPSTPDHEWECEFCTFVNEPNIKICSICCKTPSKPPVQPNKAKKVEEKPQPPTEKSNNIKSSSKTETKPAQKPTTKTQQPSQKSVAASSKTTHTNSTPSSKASPAVNSKSTSSIPIKTPSKSTLKTSSENESDNSLAKSLLHKESVENIWNTLDESIQAQAEQVLKKAQKVSTACGGTPPREIAAVEMGTSPPPQSISTQTYDALPFNTKQEEILPVVPDRFTTPEPNKMERRPHYRSNSQLQQENDRYRSANDLRYHDGFGLDPYSAGLVTKRPNFINELRMLQLQVSSPFDMPHETFGVKHEPARDPETEMHIILKELELYKFTVEELEAALKYCSPDTHPIQWLRENWHKLVQTVQSLSTKYGQERGENTIGTVSQNEAREALRNSGGNVWQAVAECIQQRQQKYRKLAAKGNFLRDDIVNALTAHQGNVEQALVELNRTQLKPFLMRIWGSPNGVENESGVAIDTKSDIHDFLNTHALDCLQPPLAGQSPSPAQANPFDQPRTDESPVKSTYATPSPYQMEDSTLKNLEILIGNMEQNQAKQNQEVLRSIETMLDTFKGKPDLEYETDPEIMRILTKSPISTLKPSGPTEDKSADDVKNFVWQHIQEIVPNLVQQVEQELMEKPEEVAKNEAEPPKEPEPPLEPQPEPTPSIDPAVYIMEEVIKPNLREASIREEVQPSFIYATEIANFKLEFDRGTERLHEAEWESSDLTDAERIVYKCYMAPKEEPKEEVEQAAAESSVNSLPPAKTQEEAAPEVSIQAQNIENTKVTEPETLTRKETVNEELGQQGKLETPLVNTSEKINQAVPQSDNESDKRISIENNLQIKQNVAEVQVQSDDQPSTSREANRRAKRSQQSRKGRSRDQSQKPTNRTKLPNNIDQKVNESKTAAKETEAVKDQSAAASIKQPVVTASDPETLTPHKILSEEVNSNSIDLSVQNQSSGETMENVPSTEINDNVSIEVISNKSEEVPAIPDLGSTKAISERTANPIEEIKSVQNITIVSEQAEEPQEPENHTEVSETTEPIQIPREEASTEIVSPPNEEQPKSLTLQDVNVQDTSSIISSPTTDVSPIVEKVDITPSTSSISNEQKQSPKRLSKIPVRTLSSSSLRSESRSSNRTPTANDEIEREETTSQDVPIGNTANSPKPEELSDNQEVNLVSQETQSEMDTHIVQEPPVQTLGLELEEHSQNATPMAVSPTDSDEVFEDAPEFSGSDGTRPHDETASDTELYSLDSDGQRAETKSPEEEVVLLLDEESQMESSIAQSESNASLGSHSSESETSKVVLKEFVPSGDPAKQNLSELVEDTQRLIKQMRDEISMDEFESTDEDEYSDEYSDEYDEGEEEEWYDSEGEEEGDFDGEEGNTYNEHASYIEEASTGDEGTEIEDIMEEDEDLADEEEPLHSQIPLDIEPVISPALSVTPTNQETDTIVHTEVVSSTGTRLETELPNPAVESILPSQSVQEDIKVEALPIQSPPPIADSETRPAEQPVEFVLEIPSEVEPTPVEVDSVEEPTALPITPAPPIVDSESRPVEPPVETVLEEPKKVTPSMKGKTANSGTASKGPSTSSTTKTNKTTVSKIPKPTNEPTNKSNSTPLNKKVPLRSKSFSAPMGISSVKRIQEVYLQKQSSSIAASRVPLKSSPVIKKSINDAISRFNSNQADGPSTSGAAAAAAAALLKPRSQPRIPKKKYHETCFSDDDYETSATEEEQEEPNLAEPQKAEHLKRKMSMPVFRAYPSVQEPVIEDPAILARKYVDQELVTNIAEAQIAATLVSMKFSEDVALWAARECSDLDQAIAMLQQECELCMNSYPMNQMVSMLKCLHKCCKQCAKSYFTVQITDRSINDCSCPFCKLPELSNEAQHEDEHLEYFSNLDIFLKSILDNDVHELFQRKLRDRSLLQDPNFKWCIQCSSGFFARPKQKRLICPDCGSVTCAQCRKPWERQHEGSSCEAYLEWKRENDPELQAQGVQEHLAQNGIDCPKCKFRYSLARGGCMHFTCTQCKFEFCYGCARPFMMGAKCTVSTYCAKLGLHAHHPRNCLFYLRDKIPLQLQFLLKEQKVKFDTEPMQIKDESSSSSKARAQARCPIPLQKETPQGLVDTVCNTEVPDKHAGMCRTHYVEYLAGKVAKAGIDPLPIFDLTDCVQELRRRGIALPERGPWDTDEIYKNMCSEVIKEHIPLKSA; encoded by the exons ATGACGACCCACCAGTTGCTAAACAAGAATGTGCGCACCATGCCCTCCTGGGTG ATGGAGGCAAATGACCGCATTGGGCCCAAACCGCCACCCACGCCACCAAACGGGGTGGCTGGAGGCCCTCCCAAAGCTCCTGCCCTACCGCCCAAGGCGAAGAGCACTCCCGAGCCGGACTACGAGATCATCGAGTTCTCCAGCCAGCAGTACTCCAACGAACCGATGAAGACCACCGTGATTAGAACCAAGACACCAG ATAACAAACTAAAGTGCACCTTGTGCGGTTCCCAGAATCCCTGGGTAACCTGTGCCGAGTGCGCCGGTCAGATCTTCTGCGCCTCCTGCGACGACATGTTCCACAAGCATCCCAAACGTAAGCAGCACATGAGAAAG GCTGTGGAGCAGGGCACACCGCCGATTCCGCCGAAGGCACAGGCCGGTGGTGGGGCACCACCACCAGTGGCACCTCCGCGACGCACCAAACGAGGCCTGTTGACACCGTTTCTGGGCCGCAAGGATCAG ATGCTGCCGCCGCCCTCGCCCACGCCCTCGCACAAGTCGCTGGGCGGCTGGCGGGGATCGCTCGGTGGCGGGGCCACGCCCCCAGTGCCTCCAGTTGCCAGCAGCTCAGCCAACCAGATGAACAACCGACCACTGCCCGATCCACCGCGCAGCGAGGGCGGGGGGTCTTCCAGATCGGGCACCCCCAAGTCCGTGTTCGACACCATCCAGAGACCGCCGTCGGTGCAGCTGGAGAAGATCAAGAGCAAGGCCAGCGCCACCCTGGACCGCATGGCCATTCTGCAGCAGCGGTACCGCCAACAGAAGGCTCGCCAGGATCTGAGCGCCAACAGCGAACAG GCGGCCGGCGCCCAGCGGCGGCAGATGAGCACCTCGGTGTTCAATCTCAACTCAAATCAACGTCGACCACTAGCCGAGGCCCAGAACGGAAGTGCCTGGCTCGCCAATCAGCGCATCCAGCAG GCCCAATCTCTGGCGCAGCTAAACTGCGCTGGCTGTCAGCAGAGCCAGCAGCATCCTGGCTGGGCACAGCATCCGCACCAACCACATCAGCACCAGCATCCCGATCAGTGGTCACAGTTCGGCTCCCAACAGCAGTTCAACAACTCCAATCTGTCCCTGAACGTTGGCCCGGGTTACATGTCGCAGCAACATCATCCACACTATCCGCCGCCGGTGTTTATGACCCAGCGCGGTATGATGCCCAATGTGTATCCAGGAGCACCCGGCTATCCCATGATGCATCCAG GTGTCATGGGAATGCCACCTTCAGCTGCCTCCAGAGCTGCATCCCGTTCCCGGTACGCTGCATCACCAACACCCAGCCGCAAATCGATGTCCTTGCGTCGCAAGCGCAATAGCTACGTGGATGACGAACTTACAGATGACGAGGACTCCGACCAGGATGACCGCAGATCCTTGGTGTCAAATCGCTCGGCCATGACCAGTGCCTCGCGCTCCCAGCACCACCAAAACCACATCCAACCCCGCCAAAGGCGACTGTCCAGTGCCTCGCAACTCATAGCGAGCGATGAACTGGATGGCGATCAGAGGCATCACAAGATGCGGAATCGTCGGGGATCCATTGCCAAGTCCGTGCAGAGTGAGTGGCTACCGGAACGACGCGAAAATGAGGGAACCCTTACCAGAAACAAAACAGCAACGGACTCGGCCAGAACCAGTCGCATTTACTCCGATCTGGAGTCTGAGGGATCGGGTGCTCGGGCCTTGGTTCAAGCTAAGATCCAGCAGAAGCTCGCCTCGGAATACGAGGAAGTGGTCGAAGAGGTAACCGCATCGGAGAGTGAGGCTGAGGCTCAAACAGCACCCGATCCACAGGAGGTTCCTGACGAGATTGGGGCAGATGACCTCGGCCCACCACCTTCCACCCCAGACCACGAATGGGAATGCGAGTTCTGCACGTTTGTGAACGAGCCCAACATCAAGATCTGCTCCATATGCTGCAAGACGCCCAGCAAACCTCCAGTGCAGCCCAACAAGGCCAAAAAGGTAGAGGAAAAACCACAGCCTCCAACTGAAAAGTCAAACAATATCAAGTCGTCTTCCAAGACGGAAACTAAGCCTGCGCAAAAGCCCACTACAAAGACCCAACAACCTAGTCAGAAATCCGTTGCTGCTTCATCGAAGACAACTCATACCAACTCCACACCTAGCTCAAAAGCGTCGCCAGCTGTAAACTCCAAGAGCACCTCCAGTATTCCCATCAAGACACCATCGAAATCCACACTGAAAACTTCGTCGGAAAATGAATCCGATAACTCGCTGGCCAAGAGTCTTTTGCACAAAG AGTCCGTTGAAAACATTTGGAATACTCTGGATGAGAGCATTCAGGCGCAGGCGGAGCAGGTACTCAAGAAGGCTCAGAAGGTCTCCACGGCCTGTGGTGGAACTCCTCCCCGTGAAATAGCGGCCGTGGAAATGGGAACCTCTCCGCCTCCTCAGAGCATTTCCACGCAGACCTACGACGCTCTGCCCTTTAACACAAAGCAAGAGGAGATCCTCCCCGTTGTTCCAGACCGCTTCACGACTCCAGAACCAAACAAGATGGAGCGACGTCCGCACTATCGCAGCAATTCCCAGCTGCAGCAGGAGAATGACCGATATCGGAGTGCCAACGACCTGCGGTATCACGACGGCTTTGGATTGGATCCCTATAGTGCCGGTCTGGTCACCAAAAGACCCAATTTCATAAACGAGCTCCGCATGCTCCAGCTT CAAGTATCTTCACCTTTCGATATGCCGCATGAGACATTCGGAGTCAAGCACGAGCCTGCCAGAGATCCCGAAACGGAAATGCACATCATACTGAAAGAACTGGAGCTGTACAAGTTCACGGTGGAGGAACTGGAAGCGGCCCTAAAATACTGCTCCCCGGACACTCATCCCATTCAGTGGCTACGCGAAAACTGGCACAAGCTGGTGCAGACCGTGCAGAGTTTGTCCACCAAGTACGGACAGGAGAGGGGTGAAAACACGATCGGAACCGTGTCCCAAAACGAGGCACGCGAGGCACTGCGCAACTCGGGTGGAAATGTGTGGCAGGCGGTGGCGGAATGCATCCAACAGAGGCAGCAGAAGTACAGGAAACTGGCGGCCAAAGGAAACTTCCTGCGAGATGACATTGTGAACGCGCTGACTGCGCACCAAGGTAATGTGGAGCAGGCGCTGGTGGAGCTGAATCGCACGCAACTCAAGCCATTTCTAATGCGCATCTGGGGCTCGCCGAATGGCGTTGAGAATGAGAGTGGCGTGGCCATAGACACCAAGTCGG ATATCCATGACTTCTTGAACACACACGCCTTGGACTGCCTGCAGCCTCCATTGGCTGGGCAGAGTCCCAGCCCCGCCCAAGCCAATCCTTTCGACCAACCCCGCACCGACGAGAGCCCCGTCAAATCCACCTATGCCACACCCAGTCCCTATCAGATGGAGGACAGCACCCTGAAGAACCTGGAGATACTCATCGGCAACATGGAACAGAACCAGGCCAAGCAGAATCAGGAGGTTCTACGTTCCATCGAGACCATGCTGGACACATTCAAGGGCAAGCCGGATCTGGAGTACGAAACGGATCCGGAGATAATGCGTATCCTAACAAAGAGCCCCATTAGCACGTTGAAGCCATCTGGACCAACAGAGGATAAGTCCGCCGATGATGTGAAGAACTTTGTATGGCAACACATTCAGGAAATTGTGCCCAACCTGGTGCAACAGGTCGAACAAGAGCTCATGGAGAAACCGGAAGAGGTAGCTAAAAATGAAGCAGAACCGCCAAAGGAGCCTGAACCCCCACTCGAACCTCAGCCTGAGCCCACACCAAGTATCGATCCTGCTGTCTACATCATGGAGGAAGTCATAAAGCCCAATTTAAGGGAAGCAAGCATTCGTGAAGAGGTTCAACCCAGTTTTATATATGCCACTGAAATAGCTAACTTCAAGTTGGAATTTGATCGTGGCACTGAACGATTGCACGAGGCGGAATGGGAAAGCAGCGATCTTACGGATGCAGAACGCATAGTATACAAATGCTACATGGCTCCTAAAGAGGAACCCAAGGAGGAGGTTGAACAGGCAGCGGCTGAGAGTTCCGTCAATTCGCTTCCACCAGCAAAAACACAAGAAGAAGCTGCTCCAGAAGTATCCATTCAAGCTCAAAATATTGAAAACACAAAAGTTACAGAACCAGAAACACTAACAAGAAAAGAGACCGTTAATGAGGAACTTGGCCAGCAGGGAAAACTAGAAACACCATTAGTAAATACAAGTGAGAAAATTAATCAAGCAGTTCCACAGTCAGACAACGAAAGTGACAAAAGAAtatcaattgaaaataatttgcaaattaAGCAGAATGTGGCAGAAGTACAAGTCCAGTCGGATGACCAGCCAAGCACGAGTAGAGAAGCCAACCGAAGAGCTAAGAGATCCCAGCAATCGAGAAAAGGTAGATCACGGGATCAAAGCCAAAAACCAACCAATCGTACAAAGCTACCAAACAATATCGATCAGAAAGTAAATGAGTCAAAAACAGCAGCTAAGGAAACAGAAGCAGTCAAAGATCAGAGTGCTGCTGCAAGTATTAAACAGCCAGTTGTTACTGCATCTGATCCTGAAACTCTCACACCCCATAAAATACTATCTGAGGAGGTGAATAGCAACTCTATCGACTTATCCGTTCAAAATCAGAGTTCGGGTGAAACTATGGAAAACGTACCTTCTACAGAAATAAACGATAATGTGTCGATAGAGGTCATCTCAAATAAATCCGAAGAAGTTCCAGCGATTCCGGACTTGGGAAGCACGAAGGCCATATCTGAACGCACTGCAAACCCTATCGAAGAAATTAAGTCCGTACAAAACATAACGATTGTTTCAGAACAAGCTGAAGAGCCTCAAGAACCAGAAAACCATACCGAAGTATCTGAAACAACAGAGCCAATTCAAATCCCTCGAGAAGAAGCAAGCACTGAAATAGTCAGCCCTCCAAACGAGGAACAACCCAAATCTCTAACATTACAGGATGTTAATGTACAAGACACATCATCCATCATATCTTCTCCAACTACTGACGTCAGTCCAATTGTAGAAAAAGTCGACATAACGCCTAGTACCTCATCAATATCTAACGAACAAAAGCAAAGTCCTAAGCGTCTTTCAAAGATTCCGGTAAGAACcctgagcagcagcagtctTCGCAGTGAGAGTCGGTCCAGCAATCGGACTCCAACGGCCAATGATGAAATCGAAAGGGAAGAGACTACGTCACAAGATGTACCCATAGGGAATACAGCCAATTCTCCAAAACCAGAAGAGTTGTCCGACAACCAGGAGGTTAATCTCGTGAGCCAAGAAACTCAGTCCGAAATGGATACACACATTGTCCAAGAACCTCCCGTCCAGACTTTAGGCTTGGAGCTGGAAGAACATAGTCAGAATGCAACTCCTATGGCTGTCAGTCCCACAGACTCAGACGAAGTATTCGAAGATGCTCCCGAGTTCAGCGGTAGCGATGGAACCAGACCCCATGATGAAACCGCTTCCGATACAGAGCTTTATAGCCTTGATAGCGATGGGCAGCGGGCTGAAACCAAATCCCCAGAGGAAGAAGTTGTACTCTTGCTGGATGAGGAATCTCAGATGGAATCTTCGATAGCCCAGTCCGAAAGCAACGCAAGTCTTGGTTCCCACTCAAGTGAATCCGAGACGTCCAAAGTTGTGCTGAAGGAGTTTGTTCCCTCTGGAGATCCGGCCAAACAGAACCTAAGCGAACTGGTTGAGGACACTCAACGTTTGATCAAGCAGATGCGCGATGAGATCAGCATGGATGAGTTCGAGTCCACCGATGAGGATGAATACTCCGATGAATACTCGGATGAGTATGACGAAGGGGAAGAGGAGGAGTGGTACGACAGCGAGGGAGAAGAGGAGGGAGACTTCGATGGGGAGGAGGGAAATACATATAACGAGCACGCATCCTACATCGAGGAGGCCTCCACTGGTGACGAAGGCACCGAAATCGAAGACATAATGGAGGAAGACGAGGATCTGGCTGATGAGGAAGAGCCACTGCACTCACAAATTCCACTAGACATTGAACCAGTCATATCGCCTGCTCTATCAGTCACACCCACCAACCAAGAAACTGATACGATCGTGCACACTGAGGTTGTTTCCTCAACAGGAACAAGGCTGGAAACAGAGTTGCCGAATCCCGCCGTGGAATCCATCTTGCCTTCTCAGAGTGTTCAGGAGGATATCAAGGTGGAAGCGCTTCCTATTCAGTCCCCTCCCCCCATAGCTGACTCCGAAACTCGACCTGCAGAGCAACCAGTTGAGTTTGTGCTAGAAATCCCATCAGAAGTTGAGCCTACTCCCGTTGAAGTGGATTCCGTTGAAGAGCCCACTGCCCTGCCCATAACACCTGCACCACCCATTGTTGATTCCGAATCGCGACCCGTGGAGCCGCCTGTTGAAACAGTACTGGAAGAACCTAAAAAGGTAACACCGAGCATGAAAGGCAAGACTGCAAACAGCGGGACTGCCTCCAAAGGTCCCTCCACATCAAGTACGACTAAAACAAACAAGACCACAGTCAGTAAGATTCCCAAGCCCACCAATGAACCCACTAACAAATCGAATAGCACCCCCTTGAACAAGAAGGTTCCGCTGCGCTCCAAGTCCTTTTCGGCACCCATGGGCATTTCATCCGTGAAGCGAATCCAGGAGGTCTACCTCCAGAAGCAGAGCTCATCGATTGCGGCCAGCCGAGTTCCGCTCAAGAGCAGTCCCGTCATCAAGAAGTCAATCAACGATGCCATCAGCAGGTTTAACTCCAACCAGGCCGATGGACCCAGCACCAGTggagcagcggcggcggctgcagcGGCATTGTTAAAACCTCGATCCCAACCTCGAATCCCCAAGAAGAAGTACCACGAGACCTGCTTCTCTGACGATGACTACGAGACCTCGGCCacggaggaggagcaggaggaacCCAACCTGGCCGAGCCCCAGAAAGCAGAACATCTGAAGCGTAAGATGAGTATGCCCGTTTTTCGGGCATATCCTAGTGTTCAAGAGCCGGTAATCGAGGATCCAGCG ATCCTTGCCCGCAAGTACGTCGATCAGGAGCTGGTGACCAATATCGCAGAGGCCCAGATAGCCGCCACTTTGGTGAGCATGAAGTTCTCGGAGGATGTGGCTCTGTGGGCGGCAAGGGAGTGCTCCGATTTGGACCAGGCCATTGCTATGCTCCAGCAGGAGTGCGAGCTCTGCATGAACAGCTATCCTATGAATCAGATGGTGTCCATGTTGAAGTGTCTACATAAGTGCTGCAAACAGTGTGCCAAGAGCTACTTTACAGTTCAG ATAACCGATCGCAGTATCAACGATTGCAGTTGCCCGTTCTGCAAACTGCCCGAGTTGAGCAACGAGGCTCAGCATGAGGATGAGCACCTCGAGTACTTCTCCAACCTGGACATCTTCCTGAAGAGCATCCTGGATAATGATGTGCACGAACTGTTCCAGCGCAAGTTGCGCGATCGCTCGTTACTGCAGGACCCCAACTTCAAGTGGTGCATCCAGTGCTCCTCCGGATTCTTCGCCCGGCCCAAGCAGAAGCGATTGATCTGTCCGGACTGTGGATCCGTTACCTGTGCCCAGTGCCGGAAGCCCTGGGAGCGCCAGCATGAGGGCAGCAGCTGCGAAGCCTATCTGGAGTGGAAGCGCGAAAACGATCCCGAGCTGCAAGCCCAGGGTGTCCAGGAGCATTTGGCCCAAAACGGCATCGACTGTCCCAAGTGCAAGTTCCGATACTCGCTGGCCAG AGGCGGATGCATGCATTTCACCTGCACCCAGTGCAAATTCGAGTTCTGCTACGGATGTGCCCGGCCCTTCATGATGGGCGCTAAGTGCACTGTGTCCACATACTGTGCCAAGCTCGGTCTGCATGCCCATCATCCGCGCAACTGCCTGTTCTACCTGAGGGATAAAATTCCCCTGCAGTTGCAGTTCCTGCTCAAGGAGCAGAAGGTCAAGTTCGACACGGAGCCCATGCAGATCAAGGACGAGTCCAGCAGTTCGTCCAAGGCTCGTGCCCAGGCCCGCTGTCCCATCCCGCTGCAAAAGGAGACGCCGCAAGGACTAGTCGACACAGTATGCAACACGGAAGTTCCTGACAAGCACGCTGGCATGTGTCG CACCCACTACGTAGAGTATTTGGCTGGCAAGGTTGCCAAGGCTGGCATCGATCCACTGCCCATCTTCGATCTGACGGACTGCGTCCAGGAGCTGCGGAGGCGAGGCATCGCTCTGCCGGAGAGAGGACCCTGGGACACCGACGAGATCTACAAGAACATGTGCTCCGAG GTAATCAAAGAGCATATACCACTGAAATCGGCATGA